A stretch of the Neofelis nebulosa isolate mNeoNeb1 chromosome 1, mNeoNeb1.pri, whole genome shotgun sequence genome encodes the following:
- the LACC1 gene encoding purine nucleoside phosphorylase LACC1: MAEAVLIDFFGLKFNSQKNSHQVLLKTLNAVRYHHAAKAKFLCIMCCNSISCERDGEHNFELEASNGLSAVLREFETVSNPSMAASLYTIKQKIDEKNLSSIKVIVPKHRKTLLKAFIDQLFTNVYNFEFEDLQVTLRGGLVKQSMIMIADQEQEINMITDQEQEAIQNEIKTYLRSLPALKGELTIITSPLISDIFLHGFTTRTGGISYIPTLSSFNLFSSSKRRDPKVVVQENLRRLGNAAGFNVEKFYQIKTDHANDVWIMGRKEPESYDGITTNQRGVTIAALGADCIPIVFADPVKKACGVAHSGWRGTLLGVAMATVHALITEYGCSLEDIIVVLGPSVGPCCFTLPRESAKGFHNLDPECVRLFDSPNPYVDIRKATRILLERGGILPQNIQDLNQDLNICTSCHPDKFFSHVRDGLNFGTQIGFISIRE, encoded by the exons ATGGCAGAAGCAGTGTTGATTGATTTCTTTGGTTTGAAATTTAACTCTCAGAAAAACAGTCACCAGGTATTACTGAAGACACTGAATGCTGTCCGATACCATCATGCTGCCAAGGCCAAGTTTCTTTGCATAATGTGTTGTAATAGCATCAGCTGTGAAAGGGATGGGGAACATAACTTTGAATTGGAAGCAAGCAATGGATTATCAGCTGTCTTGAGAGAGTTTGAGACTGTTAGCAATCCTAGTATGGCTGCCTCTTTGTAtaccattaaacaaaaaattgatgaaaaaaacTTGAGCAGCATTAAGGTAATTGTACCCAAGCACCGGAAGACATTGCTGAAAGCTTTTATTGATCAACTCTTCACCAACGTTTACAATTTTGAGTTTGAAGATTTACAGGTGACTTTGAGGGGAGGTCTTGTGAAACAGTCCATGATCATGATCGCAGatcaagaacaagaaataaacatgaTCACAGATCAAGAACAAGAAGCAatccagaatgaaataaaaacatatttgagaaGTCTGCCAGCTCTGAAAGGAGAATTAACCATTATCACATCACCATTAATCTCAG ATATTTTCTTGCATGGATTTACTACAAGGACAGGTGGAATATCTTACATACCAACTCTTAGCTCATTCAATCTCTTCAGTAGTTCCAAACGGAGGGATCCCAAGGTTGTTGTCCAAGAAAATCTGCGTAGGTTGGGGAATGCTGCAGGATTTAATGTGGAGAAATTTTACCAAATAAAG ACTGATCATGCCAATGACGTCTGGATTATGGGAAGGAAGGAGCCTGAATCTTACGATGGAATCACCACAAATCAGAGGGGAGTCACAATAGCAGCTCTTGGTGCTGACTGTATACCAATAGTTTTTGCTGATCCTGTCAAAAAAGCATGTGGGGTTGCTCACTCTG GTTGGAGAGGTACTTTGTTAGGTGTTGCTATGGCTACAGTGCATGCTCTGATCACAGAATATGGCTGTAGTTTGGAAGACATTATTGTTGTACTGGGACCTTCAGTAGGACCTTGCTGTTTTACTCTGCCAAGGGAATCAGCAAAGGGATTTCATAATCTTGATCCTGAATGTGTACGGTTATTTGATTCACCAAATCCCTATGTTGACATTCGTAAAGCCACTAG GATTCTTCTAGAACGGGGAGGAATTCTACCACAGAATATtcaggacctgaaccaagatcTCAACATCTGTACATCCTGCCATCCTGACAAGTTTTTTTCCCACGTCCGAGATGGCCTTAATTTTGGTACACAGATTGGCTTCATATCAATTAGAGAATGA